A section of the Amblyomma americanum isolate KBUSLIRL-KWMA chromosome 2, ASM5285725v1, whole genome shotgun sequence genome encodes:
- the LOC144119953 gene encoding organic cation transporter 1-like yields the protein MDASSCAASSYASSTKRAREGSIVIEDSLLDGFVPQYSLAGIQESVYIVLGHGAYQRRFLTCGILCVVAPLFQFKAYQLIGRPVDHWCRPPKGLAHLSAEDSLLENRTAVPCHKWDYDTADKRDSIVSLFDLVCERRRLYDLSSHAYVVGYTFLAPVAGFLSDRVGRRPVLLACAFVLLLSSVGSSAATTYASLVVTRIVAVSAGSATYILTFILLHEVTGNAWRSLFTLLHTAVAATVVPPLVHGVPLLEPRWLLAQGLLLVPTAMCATWCCLQEKSPAWLLTTGNMRDAEVAILRAAQLNGVDMNKARATLTVIMTQLGKIDRSHSSAASTSAVEGIIETVKMRRRAVSVFIARFTLSAVYFGVLVRDRATALRWHVAHVFLSTAFYAATYWAMTKCGLRYTLAALLAVVGSCALAEAAVISRDYNPAIPFVHAGMKVAVSVAISVALCYVGYIFPNHIRSIGVSLSIFFGGAGTLSSVSLIMLSGRNANAAFSVFAAFTTMLSIGVVHWLPEVFIEKPKKAAPIRAMTEMERKEELEKSLSFFAVRKKGKIPGATTEVDQCIGPMMT from the exons ATGGACGCCAGCTCCTGCGCCGCCAGTAGCTATGCTAGCTCGACAAAGCGGGCGAGAGAGGGCAGCATCGTCATCGAAGACAGCCTCCTCGACGGCTTCGTGCCCCAGTATTCGTTGGCCGGGATCCAGGAGAGCGTCTACATCGTACTGGGCCACGGCGCCTACCAGCGCCGGTTCCTGACGTGCGGCATCCTGTGCGTAGTTGCGCCGCTCTTTCAGTTCAAGGCGTACCAGCTCATCGGCCGACCCGTGGACCACTGGTGCCGACCGCCCAAAGGCTTGGCCCACTTGTCTGCCGAG GACAGCCTCCTGGAAAACAGGACAGCCGTGCCTTGCCACAAATGGGACTACGACACCGCCGACAAGAGGGACAGCATCGTGAGCCTATTCGACCTCGTGTGCGAGCGGCGGCGCCTGTACGACTTGTCCTCCCACGCATACGTCGTGGGCTACACATTCTTGGCGCCCGTGGCTGGCTTCTTGTCCGACCGCGTGGGCAGGAGGCCCGTCCTGCTGGCCTGCGCCTTCGTCCTGCTTCTCTCCTCCGTAGGCAGCAGCGCGGCGACCACGTACGCCTCCTTAGTCGTCACCCGCATCGTGGCCGTATCGGCTGGCTCCGCCACATACATCCTCACATTCATCCTGCTGCACGAGGTGACCGGGAACGCGTGGCGCTCGCTCTTCACTCTGCTCCACACTGCCGTGGCGGCCACAGTGGTGCCGCCGCTTGTGCACGGCGTTCCGCTGCTGGAACCGCGCTGGCTGCTCGCCCAGGGACTGCTCCTCGTTCCGACGGCCATGTGCGCCACCTGGTGCTGCCTGCAGGAGAAGTCACCCGCGTGGCTCCTCACCACTGGTAACATGCGCGACGCCGAAGTGGCCATCCTGAGAGCGGCCCAGCTCAACGGCGTGGACATGAACAAGGCCAGGGCAACCCTAACAGTGATCATGACCCAGCTGGGGAAGATAGACCGCAGCCACTCATCCGCGGCCTCCACATCCGCAGTGGAGGGCATCATCGAAACGGTAAAGATGCGTCGCCGTGCGGTGTCCGTCTTCATCGCCAGGTTTACGCTGAGCGCCGTCTACTTTGGAGTCTTGGTTAGGGACAGAGCGACGGCTCTCCGCTGGCATGTGGCGCACGTCTTCCTCTCGACTGCCTTCTACGCGGCCACCTACTGGGCCATGACCAAGTGCGGCTTGCGCTACACGCTGGCCGCGCTGCTCGCCGTCGTGGGCAGCTGCGCCTTGGCCGAGGCGGCGGTGATCAGCAGGGACTACAATCCGGCCATTCCCTTCGTACACGCAGGCATGAAGGTTGCCGTGTCGGTTGCGATTAGCGTGGCCCTGTGCTACGTAGGATATATCTTCCCCAACCATATTCGAAGCATCGGCGTGAGCCTGTCCATTTTCTTCGGTGGTGCCGGAACGCTGTCCAGCGTCTCCCTCATCATGCTCTCCGGGCGGAACGCGAACGCCGCCTTCAGCGTGTTCGCGGCATTCACGACAATGTTGAGCATCGGGGTCGTCCACTGGCTGCCCGAAGTGTTCATCGAGAAGCCCAAGAAAGCTGCCCCGATTCGAGCTATGACCGAAATGGAGCGGAAGGAGGAGCTCGAAAAGTCTCTCTCGTTTTTCGCGGTGCGAAAAAAAGGGAAAATCCCAGGAGCGACAACCGAGGTTGACCAATGCATCGGCCCCATGATGACCTAG